AAGAACCCCAGGCGTTCGCACTCCTCGGCCAACAGGGGAGTGCCGGCATTGCCGAGCGGCAGAAATGCATATACGGCGTCACGGTGCTCCCGGCGGCACTGTCGCAGGCTTTCGGCCATTTCTCCGGCAGTATCGGCTCCGATCGAGTGCACTGTCACAAAGGCCACGTTCGTCTCCTTGGACAGAAGCGCGGTGGAGACCGAGGACAGCCCTGTGGCCGGTTCTACAGCAGGAGTACCGAAGTTCCTGGGGAGTCCGAACTGCCTGTAGATCTCTTTTACGATCTCCCGATGGCGGTCAGGGACGAAGATTGTGTCCGGTGATCGGTCGAGGACGTGAAAGTGGGTTACGGTCGAGCCTTTTACCTGCCTTGAGGTGTCCAGTTCCTTGATCTGCATATCCTGGGACGCAATGCCCAGGAGCAGGCCGCAAGGCAGGGAATCAACCTCGTGCAGTGCTTTTTGGGAAAAAGTGTGCGTGGTCAGGGAATAACTGAAGATGCCCCTGTCCCCTCGGTTGCGGGCCAGATCGAACAGTGCTTCGGCGATTTTCTTGGGCAGACCCGGAGAGCGGTAGGCCGGGTCCACGAAGGCCAGTCCCAGTTCCGGGGTATTGACACCCAGAGGTTGGTACTTGAGTGCCGAATGTCCGATCATGTTACCGCTTGCAGGGTCAAAGGCCACCATGGACTTGTACTCTCCGCTTTCGGTTTTTTTGGTCAGTTCGTCCAGAGCGTAAAGGGTCGCCTCCTGGGTGAACCCATAGCATCGCCATGCCAGTCTGCAGATTTTGGGCAAGTCGTCAATGCCGGCCAGCCGGATCAGGGGCTCAGGCACACTGATCCGTTTCCGTCCGGCTTTGACGGTCTTGGTTTCGAGCAGCCCCAGGGGCAGACAGCCAAAGGTCAGTTTTTTGGTCAGGCGGACCTCTTTGCCCTCGCGGCCATGGATGAACATCTCCACCGAGTCCATGCCCTGGTGCATCAGCAGGGTGCCCAGCCCGGGCTTGTTCATGCCCTCCGGGGTGTCGGGGGTAAACCGCTCCGCCTGGGACAAGTCAAAGGGAATACCCCGCTCCCTGATGGAGACGATCAGGGCATCGCCTTCCACGAAAAATTCGATGCGCACCTGTTCGTCTTCATCAACAGGCCCGGAAAAGTGCTCCACGGCATTGCAGAACGCCTCGTCCACCGCGAGCTTGAGGCCGAAGGTGGCTTTTTTGTCAAAGGAGAGGAGTGCCGCGACCTGACCTGCGCATTCCACGGCCATGGCGGTCATGAGCCTGTGAACGGGCAGAGAGATCTTTGTCAGGAAAAATCGGGCAGGAGGGGTGTCGTTGTTTTGATTCATCGGGTTGCTGCGGGTTGGAGTGTTCGTGAATGTGAGCATCAGGAATGCGGCCGGTACTGTGGCTGCCGCACAGGCGGCGGGGATGCAGGACTTTCCGGAGTCTAACAACAGGCCAAAGCTCTGATGATTACAGTGCATAGCCCATGAGGGCCTGGAAGCACAAGCGGCAGATTGTCTTGCTTTGCGGACGGGGCGTGTTGCCTGTTTGAATAAATTTCAGGTTCGTTTTCTTGATAAACAATATGAGAGCGATTATGGGTTGTTGACACTTTAATCCAGAGGTTCATGTTGATCGCCCAAATAGCTTGCGCCGCCCTCATGGGCATAGACGCTTTCAAGGTTCAGCTCGAAGTCGACTTTTCCCGCTCGGGAATGCCCTGTTTCACCATGGTCGGTCTGGCCGAAGGTGCGGTCAGGGAATCCAAGGAGCGCGTTTTTTCCGCCCTCAAGAATTGCGGGTTCAAGGTGCCGCCCGCACGGATTACCGTGAACCTCGCCCCGGCGGACGTGCGCAAGGCCGGGAGCGGTTACGACCTGCCGCTGGCCGTGGGCATCCTCTGCGGTATGGGCGTCATCGAACAGGAGGCCGTTGACGGCTGGTTCATGGCGGGAGAATTGTCCCTGACCGGCGACCTGAAGTCAGTGCCCGGCGTCCTGCCCCTGGCCCTGGCTGCGCGCAAGGACAAAGGGAAGGGCATTATTGTCCCGGAAGCCAACGGACGCGAGGGGGCCGTGGCCGGAGACCTGGCCGTCATGGGCGCGTCCGATCTCGGTCAGGTGGTGCGGATGCTGCTCGGTGAAGAGGATATCCAGCCTGCAACGGTGGATATCGACACCCTGTGGAGCGAGCGTCGGGCCCATCTGAATGATTTCGGCGAGGTCAAGGGCCAGGAACATGCCAAGCGGGCCATCGAGATCGCGGCGGCTGGCGGTCACAATCTGCTCTTTATCGGCCCGCCCGGCTCGGGCAAGACCATGCTGGCCAAGCGTATCCCCACGGTGTTGCCGCCCCTGCGTTTCGAAGAGGCCCTGGAGGTGACCAAGGTTTATTCGGTTGCCGGATTGCTTCCGAAGAACCGGGCGCTCATGGTGACCCGCCCCTTTCGCACTCCGCATCACACCATCTCCGATGTCGGCCTGGTGGGCGGCGGACGCTACCCCCAGCCGGGCGAAACATCCCTGGCCCATCGGGGCGTGCTCTTTCTGGACGAGATGCCGGAGTTCAAGAAATCCGTGCTCGAAGTGCTGCGTCAGCCCCTTGAGGACGGCGAGGTCTCCATCTCCCGTTCGCTCATGACCTTGAAATATCCGGCTGACGTCATGCTGGTGGCGGCCATGAACCCGTGTCCGTGCGGCTACATGTCCGACGACACCCATACCTGCACGTGCAGCCCCCTGGCCGTGCAGCGTTACCGGGGCAAGATTTCCGGGCCGCTGCTCGATCGTATCGACCTGCACGTGAACGTGCCAGCCGTGCCCTATGACGACCTCAAGCAGTCCCGCTCCGAAGTGGATTCCGCGGTCATGCGGGAGCGCATCATGGCCGCCCGCGATATCCAGACTGCACGGTACGAGGAGCGTCATTTTTCTCTCAATGCCGAGTTGGATGGTTCTGCCCTGGAAGAGTTCTGCGGACTGGGCAAGGCCGAACACGGTTTCCTGAAACAGGCCGTGGAATCCCTGGGCCTTTCCGCCCGTGCCTATACGCGCATCCTGCGTATCGCCCGCACCATCGCCGACCTGGCCGGTGCAGACACCATCACCGACGGCCACCTGGCCGAAGCCATCAACTACCGGGCCATGGACCGGGAGGGGTAGCGCATCGAATGAAATCACGCCCAAAAGCCCTCCCGACGTATGCCGGGAGGGCTTTGTTTCTGCTTTGGTGAGCCTATACCCCGGCCAGCAGGCCGGCCAGTTCCTTTCCGTGGTCCCGTGTGAGTTCCAACGGGAGCGCCTTGAGTACGCCGTATCCTTCGCTGGCTTCGTGAAAGTCCTCTTCAGCCATGTCGGTGATCACCGCAGTCAGGGTCATGGCCGAGACCATGAGAATCTCACGGACCAGTTCCAGGGGTTTGAGGTCGGGCAGCCCCTCGTCGATGACCACCAGTCGGGGTTTTTGGACCTTGACTTTTTCCAGGGTCGATTTCCCGGAGGTGAGCACCTCGATGTCCAGCCCGCTCTCGACCGCCAGGGCGGTCATGAATCCTGTCAGCGTGTCGGCGCGTGTGGTTGCCACGACAATGGACATGGCTAGTGCCCGCCCCCGCAGGTCTGATCCACGGTGAAGACCGGCAGGCTGTCGTGCAGGAAAGCCTCAATGGCCGCTTTTACCGTGGGCGCGCCTGATCCGTGATACACCTGGATGCCCACTTCGTTGAAGCCCATGAGGGGACGCATACCCATGCCGCCGGAGATCAGGGCCTTGACCTTGTTGTCGGCCAGGTAGTTGACCGGGGCCATGCAGCCGCCCTGTACGTGCGGGCAGCTCGGCACGATGGAAACCTCTTTGACGGTCCCGTCTTCCACGTCCACCAAGGTGTACATGGCGCAGTGGCCGAAGTGGGCGTCGATGACGGCGTCCATGCCGCCGGGTTCCGCAGTGGGGATGGCAATTCTTGTATTCACGGTAAAACTCCTTGTAAGTTGGTTAATTGCAGGTATCCAGCAGGGCCAGAATTCCGGCCCAGGACTGTTTCAATGAATCCGTCATTGGG
Above is a window of Pseudodesulfovibrio sp. S3 DNA encoding:
- a CDS encoding GNAT family N-acetyltransferase, translated to MNQNNDTPPARFFLTKISLPVHRLMTAMAVECAGQVAALLSFDKKATFGLKLAVDEAFCNAVEHFSGPVDEDEQVRIEFFVEGDALIVSIRERGIPFDLSQAERFTPDTPEGMNKPGLGTLLMHQGMDSVEMFIHGREGKEVRLTKKLTFGCLPLGLLETKTVKAGRKRISVPEPLIRLAGIDDLPKICRLAWRCYGFTQEATLYALDELTKKTESGEYKSMVAFDPASGNMIGHSALKYQPLGVNTPELGLAFVDPAYRSPGLPKKIAEALFDLARNRGDRGIFSYSLTTHTFSQKALHEVDSLPCGLLLGIASQDMQIKELDTSRQVKGSTVTHFHVLDRSPDTIFVPDRHREIVKEIYRQFGLPRNFGTPAVEPATGLSSVSTALLSKETNVAFVTVHSIGADTAGEMAESLRQCRREHRDAVYAFLPLGNAGTPLLAEECERLGFFFAGIIPRIHDGQDRLLMQYVDIPLNTDAIRVYGDLSRKLLSYILSEQERIRKLR
- a CDS encoding YifB family Mg chelatase-like AAA ATPase, whose translation is MIAQIACAALMGIDAFKVQLEVDFSRSGMPCFTMVGLAEGAVRESKERVFSALKNCGFKVPPARITVNLAPADVRKAGSGYDLPLAVGILCGMGVIEQEAVDGWFMAGELSLTGDLKSVPGVLPLALAARKDKGKGIIVPEANGREGAVAGDLAVMGASDLGQVVRMLLGEEDIQPATVDIDTLWSERRAHLNDFGEVKGQEHAKRAIEIAAAGGHNLLFIGPPGSGKTMLAKRIPTVLPPLRFEEALEVTKVYSVAGLLPKNRALMVTRPFRTPHHTISDVGLVGGGRYPQPGETSLAHRGVLFLDEMPEFKKSVLEVLRQPLEDGEVSISRSLMTLKYPADVMLVAAMNPCPCGYMSDDTHTCTCSPLAVQRYRGKISGPLLDRIDLHVNVPAVPYDDLKQSRSEVDSAVMRERIMAARDIQTARYEERHFSLNAELDGSALEEFCGLGKAEHGFLKQAVESLGLSARAYTRILRIARTIADLAGADTITDGHLAEAINYRAMDREG
- a CDS encoding response regulator, producing the protein MSIVVATTRADTLTGFMTALAVESGLDIEVLTSGKSTLEKVKVQKPRLVVIDEGLPDLKPLELVREILMVSAMTLTAVITDMAEEDFHEASEGYGVLKALPLELTRDHGKELAGLLAGV
- a CDS encoding NifB/NifX family molybdenum-iron cluster-binding protein; amino-acid sequence: MNTRIAIPTAEPGGMDAVIDAHFGHCAMYTLVDVEDGTVKEVSIVPSCPHVQGGCMAPVNYLADNKVKALISGGMGMRPLMGFNEVGIQVYHGSGAPTVKAAIEAFLHDSLPVFTVDQTCGGGH